In Pseudoalteromonas carrageenovora IAM 12662, the following proteins share a genomic window:
- a CDS encoding GNAT family N-acetyltransferase produces MFKTIELERVTLRLITHKHAPQLFTILNHPQVSEFNDYNTPLSKSQIKQLIQDDITAYYEGEVIRVAIEHNITGELMGTCGLYNLSACKSSAFIGFELHPNFWDKGVMFEVITGFIKTLKQHIGLKHLSAEVSAHNARSHNLLLKLGFSLREHSIWHKQL; encoded by the coding sequence ATGTTTAAAACAATTGAGCTCGAACGCGTTACTTTGCGTTTAATTACCCACAAACATGCCCCGCAATTATTTACTATTTTGAATCACCCGCAAGTGAGCGAGTTTAACGATTACAATACGCCGCTGAGTAAAAGCCAAATTAAACAACTAATTCAAGATGATATTACCGCCTATTACGAAGGCGAAGTGATTAGAGTCGCAATTGAACATAATATTACCGGCGAGTTAATGGGGACCTGTGGGCTTTACAATTTATCGGCGTGTAAAAGTAGTGCGTTTATTGGTTTTGAGCTTCACCCAAACTTTTGGGATAAAGGCGTTATGTTTGAGGTAATAACTGGCTTCATAAAAACACTTAAACAGCATATTGGCCTTAAACATTTAAGCGCTGAGGTAAGCGCGCATAATGCGCGTTCTCATAATTTACTTTTAAAATTGGGGTTTAGTTTGCGCGAGCATTCTATATGGCATAAGCAGTTATAG
- the msrA gene encoding peptide-methionine (S)-S-oxide reductase MsrA, with protein sequence MKNSLTLALTSAAILFSTFSHAAKTEKAVLAGGCFWCMESDFEKLEGVKDVISGFTGGKLKNPTYNGNHQGHYEAVQITYDPDVVSYKDILDHYWVNIDPFDAKGQFCDKGPSYLSAIFVANEQERKIAEQTKQAVVDEFPNQTVVTPILSTSTFYPIKGKESFHQDYYKNNPIRYNTYRWRCGRDSRLEDIWGDRATH encoded by the coding sequence ATGAAAAACTCACTTACGCTTGCATTAACATCTGCCGCAATTTTGTTTAGCACTTTTTCTCATGCTGCAAAAACCGAAAAAGCAGTGTTAGCCGGTGGTTGTTTTTGGTGTATGGAAAGCGACTTTGAAAAACTCGAAGGCGTAAAAGATGTAATATCTGGTTTTACAGGCGGTAAGCTTAAAAACCCGACCTACAATGGCAATCATCAAGGTCATTACGAGGCTGTGCAAATTACTTACGATCCGGATGTGGTGAGCTACAAAGATATACTTGATCACTATTGGGTAAATATTGATCCCTTTGATGCCAAAGGCCAATTTTGTGATAAAGGGCCAAGTTATTTAAGCGCAATTTTTGTAGCTAACGAGCAAGAACGAAAAATAGCAGAGCAAACCAAGCAAGCCGTTGTAGACGAGTTCCCTAATCAAACAGTGGTAACGCCAATATTAAGTACCAGCACCTTTTACCCTATTAAAGGTAAAGAGAGCTTTCATCAAGATTATTATAAAAATAACCCTATTCGTTACAACACATACCGCTGGCGCTGCGGCCGGGATAGTCGCCTAGAAGATATTTGGGGCGATAGAGCAACTCACTAA
- a CDS encoding 2OG-Fe(II) oxygenase family protein, whose translation MSATQLQLARALALPSREAMLNREHSVQHFWYNNDQLLTQAWKEWEETEVDTTTFTLDDSLLDKNLREAVNAAWQDPSKEHLVKSLLEEVAPDVFQFQFFDPERLAILRGYLEQVWNSNIPMRPPYGIVLNRRGAMLDKRSEGYLAAPSFQAFYNEMLNTYMRPISRLLFPEIIGYDTQTFGFSIYYDPNTDASIRPHTDASAVTLNINLNLPGEEFTGSELDFYDQVNGNVVQLGFKPGTAMIHRGNVPHAAKPITSGDRTNFVLWLFGDRGRLPAQGAQRPGVEAKERWSTPVTTPDGYAPF comes from the coding sequence ATGTCTGCCACCCAATTACAACTTGCTCGTGCTCTAGCGTTACCTTCAAGAGAGGCCATGTTAAACCGTGAGCACTCTGTACAGCATTTCTGGTACAACAACGACCAACTACTTACACAAGCCTGGAAAGAGTGGGAAGAAACCGAAGTAGATACAACCACCTTTACCCTTGACGATTCGTTACTAGATAAAAACTTACGTGAAGCCGTTAATGCTGCATGGCAAGATCCATCAAAAGAGCATTTAGTAAAATCACTACTAGAAGAAGTTGCTCCTGATGTGTTTCAGTTCCAATTTTTTGACCCTGAGCGCCTAGCCATTTTACGTGGCTACCTTGAACAAGTATGGAACTCTAACATTCCTATGCGTCCACCGTACGGTATTGTATTAAACCGCCGTGGTGCCATGCTCGACAAACGATCTGAGGGCTATTTAGCAGCGCCAAGTTTTCAAGCATTTTATAACGAAATGCTAAACACTTATATGCGCCCTATTTCGCGCTTATTGTTTCCTGAAATAATTGGCTACGATACGCAAACATTTGGATTTTCTATTTACTACGATCCAAATACAGATGCATCGATTCGCCCACATACCGATGCATCAGCGGTAACGTTAAATATTAATTTAAATTTACCGGGTGAGGAATTTACAGGTTCTGAGCTTGATTTTTACGACCAAGTAAATGGTAACGTTGTACAACTTGGCTTTAAACCAGGCACCGCAATGATACACCGAGGCAATGTACCTCACGCAGCAAAACCTATTACCAGTGGCGATAGAACAAACTTTGTATTATGGCTGTTTGGTGATCGCGGCCGTTTACCAGCGCAAGGCGCACAACGCCCTGGGGTAGAGGCTAAAGAGCGTTGGAGTACACCGGTTACAACACCTGATGGTTACGCGCCATTTTAA
- a CDS encoding CPXCG motif-containing cysteine-rich protein — MNQLTEKSISCPYCGESIEVLLDAADIDEQYIEDCQVCCKPISFVVFEDDDELKVNVYSEDDTF; from the coding sequence ATGAACCAGTTAACCGAAAAATCGATAAGTTGCCCGTATTGCGGCGAAAGCATTGAAGTATTACTTGATGCAGCTGACATTGATGAGCAATACATAGAAGACTGCCAAGTATGCTGTAAGCCTATTTCGTTTGTTGTATTTGAAGACGACGATGAGCTCAAAGTAAATGTATACAGTGAAGACGATACATTTTAA
- a CDS encoding MarC family protein: MLEKLSQDALVIWATIDPIGTMALFAALTSHLNDQQRRKTAFKTVLYAGAVLLGSILIGQLILNAMGIRLVSFQLGGGIILFLFGLQMIFGSDSNKAKQDPGHDIAVFPLAIPATATPGAILAVILLTDNHIHPITTQIGTALVTLGVLGVTLILLLLSGKIIKLIGTGGASILTRVMGMILAAFSVELIMTALEIEQWVKID, translated from the coding sequence ATGCTAGAAAAACTATCTCAAGATGCCCTCGTTATTTGGGCTACGATAGACCCAATAGGCACCATGGCACTATTTGCGGCGCTTACTTCTCATTTAAATGATCAACAACGTCGTAAAACTGCATTTAAAACGGTGCTCTATGCCGGGGCTGTTTTACTGGGATCTATATTAATAGGGCAGCTAATACTTAATGCGATGGGTATTAGGTTGGTTTCGTTTCAGTTAGGGGGCGGAATTATATTGTTTTTGTTTGGCCTGCAAATGATTTTTGGCAGCGACTCTAATAAAGCAAAGCAAGATCCAGGGCACGATATAGCTGTTTTTCCACTGGCTATACCTGCAACGGCTACGCCAGGCGCTATTTTGGCTGTAATACTCCTTACAGATAACCATATACACCCCATTACCACTCAAATCGGCACTGCGCTTGTTACGCTTGGTGTATTAGGAGTCACATTAATACTGTTATTACTTTCGGGTAAAATTATTAAACTAATTGGTACGGGCGGCGCATCTATTTTAACTCGCGTAATGGGCATGATTTTAGCGGCTTTTTCGGTAGAACTAATTATGACGGCGCTTGAAATAGAGCAATGGGTAAAAATAGATTAA